In a genomic window of Fimbriiglobus ruber:
- a CDS encoding LSD1-type zinc finger protein: MTEPVPCPSCQSLLRLPPGAATVRCPNCKTVLAVEVSPPAEPTPAAPAAPPLPFGRPAPAAPPLPFGAPTKAAPARAAPARPKRPAVRAKIAADDPYESPPTASVEPGAEEKRREVLRQLAEYQEEKAIEEEEYEHLAGLCAHARTGLQLLALGALAACVVAVVTMFFFIGSLLGLPLFPLLFLAGGFLVLHWLLTAGGFGFCCAGLPDMRPTAVFGIAFTAGHAVFNLACTMLAIGIVVLADFEVRAEGVALGGLLLSNSVSNMTVAADVPLYLVFGFPTRSSMLVLILIAAAFEFAKLSSIGLLTNQYATAGKDQRLAHDGMRFVYRIFWLVLAAPILKVTVYVMIGVLFPIGYLMLAFISLTVGFYAWWAFTWFAQFQVLNDTREIVVATRVADKRARLDVV; encoded by the coding sequence GTGACCGAGCCGGTTCCGTGCCCATCGTGCCAGTCTCTGCTGCGGCTCCCGCCGGGGGCGGCGACGGTTCGTTGCCCGAACTGCAAGACCGTATTGGCGGTCGAAGTCTCGCCGCCCGCCGAACCCACTCCCGCCGCGCCGGCCGCGCCCCCGCTGCCGTTCGGCCGCCCCGCGCCGGCCGCCCCGCCGCTCCCGTTCGGCGCCCCGACCAAAGCTGCCCCCGCGCGGGCCGCCCCCGCCCGCCCGAAGCGGCCCGCCGTCCGGGCGAAGATCGCGGCCGACGACCCCTACGAATCGCCGCCGACGGCCTCGGTCGAGCCGGGCGCGGAGGAGAAGCGCCGCGAAGTCCTGCGACAACTGGCCGAGTACCAGGAAGAAAAAGCGATCGAGGAAGAGGAGTATGAACACCTCGCCGGGCTCTGCGCGCACGCCCGGACCGGCCTCCAACTACTCGCTCTCGGGGCCCTCGCGGCGTGCGTGGTCGCCGTCGTGACGATGTTCTTCTTTATCGGCTCGTTGTTGGGCCTGCCGTTGTTCCCGCTGCTGTTCCTGGCCGGCGGGTTCCTCGTGCTTCACTGGCTGCTGACGGCCGGCGGGTTCGGGTTCTGTTGCGCCGGCCTGCCCGACATGCGCCCGACGGCGGTCTTCGGCATAGCGTTCACCGCCGGGCACGCCGTCTTCAACCTGGCGTGTACGATGCTCGCGATCGGGATCGTGGTCCTCGCCGACTTCGAGGTCCGGGCCGAAGGGGTCGCCCTCGGGGGTTTGCTCCTGAGCAACTCGGTCAGCAACATGACCGTGGCGGCCGACGTCCCGTTGTACCTCGTGTTCGGGTTCCCGACCCGGTCGTCGATGCTCGTCCTGATCCTGATCGCGGCCGCGTTCGAGTTCGCCAAACTGTCCTCCATCGGCCTCCTGACGAACCAGTACGCGACGGCCGGGAAGGACCAGCGCCTGGCCCACGACGGGATGCGGTTCGTGTACCGGATCTTTTGGCTCGTTTTGGCCGCACCCATTCTGAAAGTGACGGTTTACGTGATGATCGGGGTTCTGTTCCCGATCGGGTACCTGATGCTCGCGTTTATCTCGCTCACGGTCGGGTTTTACGCCTGGTGGGCGTTCACCTGGTTCGCCCAATTCCAGGTCTTGAACGACACCCGCGAAATCGTCGTCGCCACCCGGGTAGCCGACAAACGCGCCCGCTTGGACGTGGTTTAA
- a CDS encoding HEAT repeat domain-containing protein — MEQLSPQLMHKLVFTVLMHGLNDSQTTLALKVLTDALDHDNPQVRELAVVALADLPVPVAKRVHALMIALTDEAPRVRRRAARALGDQGPAAGAAMLMLMNGLRDPDQSVRRDSAGALGRLGPAAHQSTTALITLLADPETRMRVVVSVAIKRIGRAAIPALLNSVRTDDADLRGRCATLLTKIAPDDAEVIAALKDVLTDEEEELRARDDESLQHVNTPLPIQVPRMMRNALPIEV, encoded by the coding sequence ATGGAACAGCTTTCGCCTCAACTCATGCACAAGCTTGTGTTTACCGTTCTGATGCACGGCCTGAACGACTCCCAGACCACGCTCGCCTTGAAAGTGCTGACTGACGCCCTCGACCATGACAACCCGCAAGTGCGGGAGCTGGCGGTGGTCGCACTGGCTGACCTGCCAGTCCCCGTCGCGAAACGGGTCCACGCCCTGATGATCGCCCTGACCGACGAGGCCCCACGGGTCCGCCGGCGGGCAGCCAGGGCGCTCGGCGACCAGGGGCCGGCCGCCGGGGCCGCCATGCTCATGCTGATGAACGGCCTGCGCGACCCGGACCAGAGCGTCCGCCGCGACTCGGCCGGGGCGCTGGGCCGACTCGGGCCGGCCGCCCACCAGTCGACGACCGCGCTGATCACGCTCCTAGCCGACCCGGAAACGCGGATGCGGGTGGTGGTCTCGGTGGCGATCAAGCGGATCGGGCGGGCGGCGATTCCGGCCCTCCTCAACAGCGTCCGGACCGACGACGCCGACCTGCGTGGTCGGTGCGCCACGCTGCTGACCAAGATCGCCCCGGACGACGCCGAAGTCATCGCCGCGCTGAAGGACGTTCTGACGGACGAAGAAGAAGAACTCCGCGCCCGGGACGACGAATCCCTCCAGCACGTCAACACGCCGCTCCCCATCCAGGTGCCGCGGATGATGCGGAACGCCCTGCCGATCGAAGTCTAA